In Kaistia defluvii, the sequence CGCCGTCCATAATGGCTCGCACAGCCTGCTGGTGAGTTCGCGCGGCATGGAACTGTTTAATCACCGCCTCGATCCCGGCAATCATTGCAACTTGCTCCATTTTTTTGACCTCGATCGCGATGGCGGCCTGGTCTTCGTCGGGGCGGATGGAGCCCGGCCGCATTTTGCGACCGCTATGGCCCACATGCTCGGTCGCCAGGGCACGGTCGGCGATGACTTCCAGCGCTTGCGCGCTGCGCTTCGCACATGGCTCGGCAAGAAGCAGGCCTATATCGAGGCCCGGACGCCGGCACCCTCACGCGCTCTCGATCCCGCTTGCCTCCACCGGATCAACCGGCATGGCCGTGACGCGTTCTTCGACCGAGCCGCGGCAAACAACGATTGGATTCCGCAGTCTTTGCAAAAGGTCTGGAATTCCCTTCTTCGACGGAGTGACGATGTTCGACGCTAAGGCGCGCAAGCCGCAGGCGGCGCAGGCCCTCATCCAGGCGGCTGGTGGAGGCACCCGATTGGGGCTTGGCCCCAAGGCTTTCGTGCCGTTGGGCGGCCAGACCTTGCTGGAACGCTCGATCACGCTTTTCCGCGACATCGCCGAAAGCATCCTCGTCGCAGTTCCGGCCGCCGACTTCGAGCGCGCGCGGGCGCTGGTTGGAGCCCCCGGCGTCACGATCCTGGTCGGTGGCCCCACGCGCAGCGACACGACCCGAAAGCTGATCGGGGCGGCGACGGCCCCCTGGCTGATCCTGCACGACGTCGTCCACCCGTTCGCGACCACGGCTTCGGTGCGGCAATTGCTGGATGCGGCGAGGGAGCCGGGCGCCGCCGCGCCCGGCATTGTCAACACCGAGTATCTCTATCGCCGCGACGGAGAGATCCTGCATGCGCCGGGCGATGTGCTGGTAGGCCAGAAGCCCGTCGTCTTTTCGAGCGAGGCGGTGAAACGGGCTTACGAGCGACTGGACGCCGCCGACGTCTCCGGAGATCCGAGCCTGCTCGAAGTGCTCGAGATAGCCGGCATTCGCACCGCCTTCGTCGAGGGCAGCGCCCGCAACATCAAGATCACCAGTCTGGAGGATCTCGAACTGGCGGAGGCGATGGTCGCGCTGGAACGCCTTCGATCGAAGTCTTGACGTCAGGCGGTTTGACGCTGCCCGCTTTCGGTGGTCGATCCCCCGCGCGCCGATAGCGCCGGCGTCGGCGTGCTGGACCAGAGCGTATCTTCCAGCCGCTTGCCGGCAAGCCCGGGTAGCAGGCCGAAGACACGCTCCAACGCATGGTGCAGCGTGCCATCGAGCTGGCCGGCCTCGGGCGGGAAGGAGTCGATGTCGAGCGGCAGCTGCGCCAGGGCGTCTAGTACGTCGCGCCGCACCCAGAACATCGTCCCTGCGAAAAATTCGACGACAAGCCTGTCATCGGGCAAGCCAAGCTGCTGCGCCAACATTCGGATCTGTTCGTGGTTCGCGCCCCATACGGAATCGAGCCCCATATGCTCGTTGGGTAAGCGGAACCGACGCGAGCCGATCATGCCGATCTCGGGGGTATCGGAGAAGCGCCGGACGATCTCGTCCACGACGTCGCGGGAGCCGATCAGGTCGCCGACGCTCGCCCGCCGCCACATCTCACCCAGCACAGCGCGCGCGCCCGAGGCGCCCGAACGCTTGCCATGCAGCTTGCACAGCAGATCCAGCCCATCGAGATGTCCGTCCCGCAGCAGGCCAATGAACGGTCCGATATCGCGGCCTCGATTGGGGTAGGTCTTGATGACTGCCCCGGGGAAGCCATCCGTAATCCGGGCGGCGAGGTCGGGATCTTCCGCAGTCGTTGTGACGAGAAGCCGCAACGGGCGTTCCAGTCCGGCAAGCAGCGCCTCGAATTCTGGCCAGAGTTCGACATAGTGCAGATGCAGCACGATGCCGATCCGGGGCCTTGGATCCACGGCGCGCGGCTGATACGGCCGGGCGGGAGGCTCCACGGCCCGTGCCATCACCTCCTGGAAGTTTTGGCTCTCGACGCCCAACCCCCAGCCCCGCAACGTCCGCAGCGTGGCGGCCAGTTCATGCGCTTCGGGTCCCCGGCCATACAGCAGCGGCGTCAGTCGAAGCCCGTCGACGATCTCGATTCCCAACCGGCGTTCGGCGCGGCGAAAGCTTGGCCCCAGCCGGCGTAGCCATCGCAGGAGCGGAACCCGTGTCGCCATGGCGACCTGCTGCGGACTGAACGTGATCCTCATCGCCGGTAGCGAGACTTCCAGAACATAGCGGGTGCGCCCGAGGCAAGGCACATAGATCGTGGAGGCTTCCGGCTGGCCGTGTCGACTGATCTGGAGTGGCACGAAGGGGCGCTGTCCCGGACGGGCTTCCAGTTCGAGCAGGTAGCGGATGGGGCGTCGTGAGGATCCGCGCAGGTCGAGGCCCGCGCTGGACCGGTCCGCTCTGCGTGCCCGGCGCCAGAGGCGTGCGAGTGGTCTCAACAGACCGGAGCTGCCATGGGTGTCGGACATCGGGATGGCCTCCGGGCGCCATCTTGGTTTCCTGTACGTCGCGCGCTCGATATCTGCGCCAGACGCTCGGCGCAAGGCACATCGCCCGGCTTTCCGCGAATGGATGCGTGTCTTCGATGGCTCGTCGCGGGAAGAACAGAGTAGGAGCAAGAACCGATCTTGCATGATTCTTGCTTGCGTCTCATCTCGATGCGGGGTGTGCGAGGGACTGATGGGTCGCCGATGAAACCAAATGCCATCCGGGTCGTGGTGGTCGACGACAATGCGGTTCGGGCGGCCATCCTCGTCGATGGCCTGCGCGAGGCCGGTATTGATGGCGTCGAGGTGATCGAGACCAGCACGCAACTCGTTCGCCGGCTGGCCGCCATCGATCCCGACGTCATCATCATCGATCTCGAAAATCCCAGCCGCGACATGCTCGAGCAGATGTTCCAGGTGTCTCGCGTCGTGTCGCGTCCCGTGGCGATGTTCGTCGACCAGTCCGACCAGGCCATGATCCGTGCCGCCGTCGATGCCGGCGTCTCCGCCTATATCGTCGACGGGCTGAAGAAGGAGCGGGTGAAAGCCATCGTCGACATGGCGATCAGCCGCTTCGAGGCGTTTGACCGGCTGCAGCGCGAACTGCTGGAAGCGAAGAGCGAGCTGGCCGACCGCAAGGTGATCGACCGCGCCAAGGGAATCCTGATGCGGTCGCGAAACCTGTCCGAGGAAGAGGCCTATGCGCTGCTGCGGCAGGCGGCGATGAACGAGAAGCGCCGCATCGCCGACATCGCGCAGAGCCTCGTCACCGCGGCCGGATTGCTCGGAAAATAGCCATGCTGAATGCCAGGAAAGGCGGAAACGACGCCATGACCGCACGCTCGA encodes:
- a CDS encoding rhamnan synthesis F family protein; translated protein: MSDTHGSSGLLRPLARLWRRARRADRSSAGLDLRGSSRRPIRYLLELEARPGQRPFVPLQISRHGQPEASTIYVPCLGRTRYVLEVSLPAMRITFSPQQVAMATRVPLLRWLRRLGPSFRRAERRLGIEIVDGLRLTPLLYGRGPEAHELAATLRTLRGWGLGVESQNFQEVMARAVEPPARPYQPRAVDPRPRIGIVLHLHYVELWPEFEALLAGLERPLRLLVTTTAEDPDLAARITDGFPGAVIKTYPNRGRDIGPFIGLLRDGHLDGLDLLCKLHGKRSGASGARAVLGEMWRRASVGDLIGSRDVVDEIVRRFSDTPEIGMIGSRRFRLPNEHMGLDSVWGANHEQIRMLAQQLGLPDDRLVVEFFAGTMFWVRRDVLDALAQLPLDIDSFPPEAGQLDGTLHHALERVFGLLPGLAGKRLEDTLWSSTPTPALSARGGSTTESGQRQTA
- a CDS encoding ANTAR domain-containing response regulator, whose translation is MKPNAIRVVVVDDNAVRAAILVDGLREAGIDGVEVIETSTQLVRRLAAIDPDVIIIDLENPSRDMLEQMFQVSRVVSRPVAMFVDQSDQAMIRAAVDAGVSAYIVDGLKKERVKAIVDMAISRFEAFDRLQRELLEAKSELADRKVIDRAKGILMRSRNLSEEEAYALLRQAAMNEKRRIADIAQSLVTAAGLLGK
- a CDS encoding IspD/TarI family cytidylyltransferase, whose protein sequence is MFDAKARKPQAAQALIQAAGGGTRLGLGPKAFVPLGGQTLLERSITLFRDIAESILVAVPAADFERARALVGAPGVTILVGGPTRSDTTRKLIGAATAPWLILHDVVHPFATTASVRQLLDAAREPGAAAPGIVNTEYLYRRDGEILHAPGDVLVGQKPVVFSSEAVKRAYERLDAADVSGDPSLLEVLEIAGIRTAFVEGSARNIKITSLEDLELAEAMVALERLRSKS